A part of Sinorhizobium chiapasense genomic DNA contains:
- a CDS encoding ABC transporter substrate-binding protein, with translation MKKLTTLFAATALATLMAGSAWSKTFVYCSEGSPEGFDPGLYTAGTTFDAAAHTVYNRLLEFKKGTTETEPGLAESWTISDDGLEYTFKLRPGVKFQTTEFFTPSRELNADDVVFSLERQWKSDNPWHGYVTGGSWEYFAGMGLPDVLESIEKVDDMTVKIKLKRKEAPFLANLAMPFASIMSKEYADKLQAEGKMNQLNQMPLGTGPFAFVGYQQDAVIRYKAHPDYWGGKQKIDDLVFAITTDAAVRFQKLQAGECHLMPYPNAADVEAMKADPNLKVMEQAGLNVAYLAYNSTQPPFDKPEVRKALNKAINKQAIVDSVFQGQATPATNPIPPTMWSYDDNIADDTYEPEVAKKMLEDAGVKDLSMKVWAMPVARPYMLNARRAAELIQADFAKIGVKVEIISYEWAEYLEKSKAKDRDGAVILGWTGDNGDPDNFLDTLLGCDAVGGNNRAQWCNQEFDDLVTKAKEATDVAERTKLYQQAQAVFKKEAPWATLDHSLSIVPMRKNVEGFVQSPLGDFAFDGVDIVE, from the coding sequence ATGAAAAAGCTCACTACTCTCTTCGCAGCGACGGCGCTTGCCACGCTGATGGCCGGCTCGGCTTGGTCGAAGACGTTCGTCTACTGCTCTGAAGGTTCACCGGAAGGCTTTGATCCCGGCCTCTACACGGCCGGTACGACGTTCGATGCTGCCGCGCACACCGTTTACAACCGCCTTCTCGAATTCAAGAAGGGCACGACGGAGACCGAACCAGGGCTTGCTGAAAGCTGGACGATTTCTGACGACGGCCTCGAATACACATTCAAGCTCCGTCCGGGCGTCAAATTCCAGACGACCGAATTCTTCACCCCGAGCCGTGAACTGAACGCCGACGACGTCGTCTTCTCGCTCGAGCGTCAGTGGAAGTCCGACAATCCGTGGCATGGCTACGTGACCGGCGGTTCCTGGGAATATTTCGCCGGCATGGGTCTGCCTGACGTGCTCGAGTCGATCGAGAAGGTCGACGACATGACCGTGAAGATCAAGCTGAAGCGCAAGGAAGCACCGTTCCTCGCCAACCTCGCCATGCCCTTCGCGTCGATCATGTCGAAGGAATATGCCGATAAGCTGCAGGCCGAAGGCAAGATGAACCAGCTCAACCAGATGCCGCTCGGCACCGGTCCGTTCGCCTTCGTCGGCTATCAGCAGGATGCGGTCATTCGTTACAAGGCTCATCCGGACTATTGGGGCGGAAAGCAGAAGATTGACGATCTCGTCTTCGCGATCACCACGGATGCAGCCGTGCGCTTCCAGAAGCTGCAGGCTGGCGAATGCCATCTGATGCCTTATCCGAATGCGGCCGATGTCGAGGCGATGAAGGCCGATCCGAACCTCAAGGTGATGGAGCAGGCCGGCCTCAACGTCGCCTATCTCGCCTACAACTCGACGCAGCCTCCCTTCGACAAGCCTGAGGTCCGCAAGGCGCTGAACAAGGCCATCAACAAGCAGGCAATCGTCGATTCCGTCTTCCAGGGCCAGGCTACCCCGGCGACGAACCCGATCCCGCCGACGATGTGGTCCTATGACGACAACATCGCGGACGACACATACGAGCCGGAAGTCGCCAAGAAGATGCTCGAGGATGCCGGCGTCAAGGATCTCTCGATGAAGGTCTGGGCGATGCCGGTTGCGCGCCCGTACATGCTGAACGCGCGTCGCGCTGCCGAACTGATCCAGGCCGATTTCGCCAAGATTGGCGTCAAGGTCGAGATCATCTCCTACGAGTGGGCCGAATATCTCGAGAAGTCGAAGGCGAAGGACCGCGACGGTGCCGTGATTCTCGGCTGGACCGGTGACAATGGTGATCCGGACAACTTCCTCGACACGCTGCTCGGTTGCGACGCTGTCGGCGGTAACAACCGCGCTCAGTGGTGCAATCAGGAGTTCGACGACCTGGTGACCAAGGCCAAGGAAGCGACCGACGTTGCAGAGCGCACCAAGCTCTATCAACAGGCTCAGGCAGTCTTCAAGAAGGAAGCACCCTGGGCAACGCTCGACCACTCGCTCTCCATCGTCCCGATGCGCAAGAACGTCGAAGGCTTCGTGCAGAGCCCGCTCGGCGACTTTGCTTTCGACGGCGTTGACATTGTAGAGTAA
- a CDS encoding ABC transporter permease subunit has protein sequence MFRFLLGRLAVLIPTFIGVSIIAFSFIRLLPGDPVALLSGERVMSPERHAEISHQLGFDRPIVVQYLDYLWGILHGDFGTSIVTKKPVIDQFLELFPATVELSLCAIIFAVVVGIPAGVIAAIKRGSIFDQIIMGTALVGFSMPIFWWGLLLIIVVSGMLQWTPVSGRISLMFFFPSVTGFMLIDSLLSGQEGAFQSAFNHLVLPTIVLGTIPLAVIARQTRSAMLEVLSEDYVRTARAKGLPTFRVVGIHALRNAMIPVVTTIGLQIGVMLAGAILTETIFSWPGIGKWMVDSVFRRDYAVIQGGLLIIAAVIMLVNLAVDLMYGLINPRIRH, from the coding sequence ATGTTCCGATTTCTTCTGGGGCGCTTGGCAGTGCTGATCCCGACATTCATCGGGGTCTCCATCATCGCCTTCTCCTTCATCCGCCTGCTTCCGGGCGACCCCGTGGCGTTGCTTTCCGGCGAACGGGTGATGTCGCCGGAGCGGCACGCTGAAATTTCTCACCAATTGGGCTTCGACCGTCCCATCGTCGTGCAGTATCTGGATTACCTCTGGGGTATTCTCCATGGGGATTTCGGCACCTCGATCGTTACCAAGAAGCCAGTGATCGATCAGTTCCTGGAACTCTTCCCGGCGACAGTCGAACTCTCGCTGTGCGCGATCATTTTCGCCGTTGTCGTCGGCATTCCGGCGGGCGTTATTGCGGCGATCAAACGCGGTTCCATATTCGACCAGATCATCATGGGGACGGCGCTCGTCGGCTTCTCGATGCCGATTTTCTGGTGGGGCTTGCTCTTGATCATCGTCGTCTCCGGCATGTTGCAGTGGACGCCGGTGTCCGGACGGATCTCGCTGATGTTCTTCTTTCCGTCGGTCACCGGCTTCATGCTGATCGATTCTCTGTTGTCGGGGCAGGAGGGTGCCTTCCAGTCCGCCTTCAACCATCTCGTTCTGCCGACGATCGTCCTCGGCACCATTCCGCTTGCCGTCATCGCGCGGCAAACCCGTTCGGCGATGCTCGAGGTTCTTTCCGAGGACTATGTGCGGACGGCCCGTGCCAAGGGGCTTCCCACGTTCCGCGTCGTGGGCATCCATGCCCTGCGCAACGCAATGATTCCGGTCGTGACCACGATCGGTCTCCAGATTGGCGTGATGCTGGCCGGCGCCATCCTGACGGAGACGATCTTCTCCTGGCCGGGCATCGGCAAGTGGATGGTCGATTCGGTTTTCCGCCGCGACTATGCCGTCATCCAGGGCGGGCTCCTGATCATCGCCGCCGTCATCATGCTCGTGAACCTCGCCGTCGACCTGATGTACGGCCTCATCAACCCTCGTATCCGGCATTGA
- a CDS encoding ABC transporter permease subunit: MTEVTATSPISTDPSRRARLAEFWYYFSENRGAVIGLFFFLFLVVLAICAPLVAPHDPTIQFREAVLLPPFWQEGGRAAFLLGTDAVGRDMLSRLIYGTRFSLFVGVIVTTLSLIGGILIGVIAGYFRGWVDTVIMRIMDIILAFPSLLLALVLVAVLGPGLTNAMIAIALVFQPHFVRLTRAAVMTEKTRDYVVAAKVAGAGHLRLMFKTILPNCMAPLIVQATLSFSSAILDAAALGFLGMGAQPPTPEWGTMLAEAREFILRAWWVVTLPGLAILATVLAINLMGDGLRDALDPKLKRS, translated from the coding sequence ATGACTGAAGTTACTGCAACAAGCCCCATATCGACCGATCCGTCCCGCCGGGCGAGGCTTGCCGAGTTCTGGTACTATTTTTCGGAGAACCGCGGCGCCGTCATCGGTCTGTTCTTCTTCCTTTTTCTGGTGGTGCTCGCCATATGCGCCCCGCTCGTAGCGCCGCATGATCCGACCATCCAGTTCCGCGAGGCGGTTCTGCTTCCGCCCTTCTGGCAGGAAGGTGGTCGCGCGGCCTTCCTCCTCGGAACCGACGCCGTCGGCCGCGATATGCTCTCGCGCCTCATCTATGGCACGCGCTTTTCGCTGTTCGTCGGCGTTATCGTGACCACATTGTCGCTGATCGGCGGCATCCTCATCGGCGTCATCGCCGGCTATTTCCGCGGATGGGTCGATACTGTCATCATGCGGATCATGGATATCATCCTGGCGTTTCCGTCGCTGCTGCTGGCGCTGGTTCTGGTCGCCGTGCTCGGTCCCGGTCTCACGAATGCGATGATCGCGATCGCGCTGGTGTTCCAGCCGCATTTCGTTCGGCTGACCCGGGCAGCCGTGATGACGGAGAAGACCAGGGACTACGTCGTGGCGGCAAAGGTCGCCGGCGCGGGCCACCTGAGGCTGATGTTCAAGACCATCCTGCCGAACTGCATGGCGCCGCTCATCGTTCAGGCGACGCTCTCCTTTTCGAGTGCGATCCTCGACGCGGCGGCACTCGGCTTTCTCGGCATGGGTGCGCAGCCGCCGACGCCGGAATGGGGAACGATGCTTGCGGAAGCTCGCGAATTCATTCTGCGTGCTTGGTGGGTTGTGACGCTCCCCGGCCTTGCGATTCTCGCGACTGTTCTCGCAATCAATCTCATGGGCGATGGTCTGCGTGATGCTCTCGACCCCAAGCTGAAGAGGTCCTGA
- a CDS encoding ABC transporter ATP-binding protein, translating into MALLEIENLVVEFQTSSGPFRAVDGVSLKVHEGEVLAIVGESGSGKSVSMLAAMGLLPWTAKVTADKLAFNGRNLLKMSATDRRKIIGKDIAMIFQEPIASLNPCFTVGFQIEEVLRIHMGLDRKARRKRAIELFEAVGIPDPAERLGHYPHQMSGGQCQRVMIAIALACNPKLLIADEPTTALDVTIQKQILDLLMRLQQEYRMGLIMITHNMGVVAETADRVVVQYKGRKIEEADVLSLFESPKSNYTRALLAALPENATGDRLPTISELFNDQQMLEGATR; encoded by the coding sequence ATGGCGCTCCTCGAAATTGAAAATCTCGTCGTTGAATTTCAGACATCCTCCGGACCGTTCCGGGCGGTCGACGGCGTTTCGCTCAAGGTTCATGAGGGCGAGGTCCTGGCGATCGTCGGGGAATCGGGCTCGGGCAAATCCGTGTCGATGCTTGCTGCGATGGGGCTTCTGCCCTGGACCGCGAAGGTGACGGCGGACAAGCTTGCCTTCAATGGACGGAACCTTCTGAAAATGTCCGCGACCGACCGTCGAAAGATCATCGGCAAGGACATCGCCATGATCTTCCAGGAGCCGATCGCCAGCCTCAATCCGTGCTTCACGGTCGGCTTCCAGATTGAGGAAGTACTGCGCATCCACATGGGCCTCGACCGCAAGGCGCGGCGCAAGCGCGCGATCGAACTCTTCGAGGCCGTCGGTATTCCCGATCCGGCCGAGCGTCTCGGCCATTATCCGCATCAGATGTCGGGCGGGCAGTGCCAGCGCGTCATGATAGCCATCGCCCTTGCCTGCAACCCGAAGCTGCTCATTGCAGATGAGCCGACGACCGCGCTGGACGTGACGATCCAGAAGCAGATCCTCGATCTTCTGATGAGACTGCAGCAGGAATACCGCATGGGCCTCATCATGATCACCCACAACATGGGCGTGGTGGCGGAAACGGCCGATCGCGTCGTGGTTCAATACAAGGGCCGCAAGATCGAGGAGGCGGATGTGCTGTCGCTGTTCGAATCGCCGAAGAGCAACTACACGCGCGCGCTTCTTGCTGCCCTGCCGGAGAACGCGACGGGAGACCGCCTGCCGACGATCTCCGAACTTTTCAACGACCAGCAGATGCTGGAGGGAGCCACTCGATGA